One genomic segment of Sminthopsis crassicaudata isolate SCR6 chromosome 2, ASM4859323v1, whole genome shotgun sequence includes these proteins:
- the BPIFB6 gene encoding BPI fold-containing family B member 6: MPRCPTMLRILCLVSCALLIPSRADPGALMKLGMEFMNKAVKDAMDESQILEKMAAMANQQGSGVKPIKGMTGMKVKDVRPPIITLDFLPEVGIFQCVSTQITITGKSFIGGTMEITVVVNITANNRLSQDEATGLPTFHSEGCQIILVSVKTNLPSNMLPKVVNKFLDSTLQKVLPGLMCPAIDTVLEFVNQKWTHLMDPRPVGEAGSIKYVLSGTPTTTAKYIEVDFNPVVQREDGDTIDLPEDGAAITILEDYPDGSSQLVLSATFVAAEFTLLQKSFDVDIKGKTIGKLPPHTTKTVARFVPRVGKAYRKPVPLMTQIRINKPPKVIMKPDKSELHLHGTIEMFAVSPKSGPSSMFVLETHFILDIQYSLSEDKVNMVTSMDKLLDLSVASSSIGSFKVKKLKKFLTSLLQEAYVPIINGALEVGFPLPAFLDMKYGQSELAIKENALVVDLRKP; the protein is encoded by the exons ATGCCAAG GTGTCCAACCATGCTGAGGATTCTTTGCCTAGTCTCATGTGCACTGCTAATACCCTCAAGGGCTGATCCAGGGGCCCTTATGAAGCTGGGAATGGAGTTCATGAACAAAG CTGTGAAAGATGCCATGGATGAGAGCCAGATATTGGAAAAAATGGCAGCCATGGCAAACCAGCAAGGCTCTGGGGTCAAACCGATTAAGGGAATGACAGG GATGAAGGTGAAAGATGTCCGGCCTCCCATCATCACACTGGACTTTCTTCCAGAGGTGGGGATTTTCCAGTGTGTATCTACCCAGATCACCATCACAGGGAAGAG CTTTATAGGTGGGACAATGGAAATCACTGTAGTCGTGAATATTACGGCCAATAACCGTCTGTCACAGGATGAGGCAACAGGGCTGCCCACATTCCACAGTGAAGGATGTCAGATCATTTTGGTCAGCGTCAAAACCAACCTGCCCAGCAA CATGCTTCCTAAAGTGGTCAACAAGTTCCTGGATAGCACACTCCAAAAGGTTCTCCCTGGTCTG aTGTGTCCTGCAATTGATACTGTCCTTGAGTTTGTAAACCAGAAGTGGACTCACCTCATGG ATCCCAGACCTGTGGGTGAAGCTGGAAGCATCAAGTATGTTCTTTCAGGCACCCCAACCACCACAGCAAAGTACATAGAAGTGGATTTCAAT CCTGTAGTCCAGAGAGAGGATGGTGATACCATTGATCTGCCTGAAGATGGAGCTGCCATCACAATCTTGGAAGATTATCCAGATGGTTCATCCCAGTTAGTGCTCTCAGCAACATTCGTTGCTGCTGAGTTCACCCTTTTACAGAAATCTTTTGATGTGGACATCAAAGGCAAAACT attGGCAAGCTCCCTCCACATACAACTAAAACAGTGGCTCGCTTTGTGCCTCGG GTTGGTAAGGCCTATCGCAAACCCGTGCCTTTGATGACCCAAATCAGAATCAATAAGCCCCCCAAAGTCATCATGAAACCAGACAAGAGTGAGCTGCACCTCCATGGCACAATAGAGATGTTTGCTGTTTCCCCCAAGTCAGGTCCCTCCTCCATGTTTGTTCTAGAAACT CACTTCATCTTGGATATTCAGTATTCATTGAGTGAAGACAAAGTGAACATGGTTACATCCATGGACAA ATTGCTGGATCTTTCTGTGGCATCTTCTTCCATTGGATCTTTTAAG GTGAAAAAgctgaaaaaatttttaacaagTTTACTCCAAGAGGCTTATGTACCCATCATCAATG gtGCACTTGAAGTTGGGTTCCCTCTTCCAGCCTTCCTGGACATGAAGTATGGTCAATCAGAATTGGCCATTAAAGAG AATGCCCTGGTGGTTGACCTGCGGAAACCCTAG